GCGCGGGCGGTATGTGGAGTTCAACCTCGTCTACGACCGCGGCACGCTGTTCGGCCTGAAGACCGGCGGCAATATCGACGCGATCCTGATGAGCCTGCCGCCCGAGGTGACGTGGGGGTGAGGTCTCAGTCGGTACAATCCCCGATCGGAAGTTTATCAGAACTGTCAACCTGCTGAACGGTTGTAGAAAGTCCAGAGCGGCGTCTGGCTAAAAGCGTGAGAAGATATCTGTCTCCTTTACGAGTCAGTTTCCAATAACGATTTTTGTCATTTACACCGCGCTTTTTCTCGCCCTGTTCAATCAGGCCAAGAGCGCGAAGCTGAACTAGAACCTCATTCCATGCTTCGGGTGAAACTTCGGCAGAAAGTATCGACCACCTTGCTCGCGGTTCATCCCACCCGGTGAATCTAGCAAGGATTGACTTTAGTTCATTTTCAGTCGCTTCGTTGATCATCGAAGGGCCCATGTCTTTAAAGACTTGGTCCCAAGATACCATGGCATTCCAGTTTTCATTCTGCCGATCAAAGGTGCCATCGTGTCGGACCGTTCGCCCACCAGACAGCTCAATTTCGTCAGACCCTTGCTCCAGAGTTTCATCAAAAGTGAAGTCTGTCTCAACGTTGGCATTTCGCAGAACTTCGTTTTCTTCGGTCAGGTCTTTGATGCGTTCCAAAAGCGCAATCGGAGAACTCCCATCGTTACGAAGCCAGCCTGGCCGTGGATTGATTCTGATCTCGCGAATAAGAGAGCGCGAGACTAACGCGCCCAGTTCCTGCGCAGTTGACCACGCTCGGACGGGATATTGATCCATAATTGCTTTTCTAAATGCCTCTAGTCGATCGCGCCCTTCCCGGTCTTTCTCCGACTTGCCGACAGGAATAGCTTCTGGATTTGAATGAACGAATGCGAGGACTGGTACGCCGAGTTCGCTGGCGTATCGGTACTCCTTCTCTGTATAGCTTATTCCCTCTTCGGTCACCGATCCATATCGACCTCCAATGATCAAGACGTAGTAATCGCACTCATCGATTACTCTCTGAATCACCTCCCACTGGCTTTGGTTTGAGGCTACAAACGCTTCCATCCCTGTTGGTATGCAATCCATCTCCCACAGGGCTTGAATTACCTCAGACCTTTCCTCGACGAGGTCGGTGAAGGTTGAGCTGACGAAAACCGAGTGACGGATCGAGTAGGACATCTGCTATAGCTACCGATCAACTCTCGCGGTTGCCAGATTTGAATTATCGCGGGTCAACCCCATAAACCCGCACCCAGTCCACTTCCATCGCCAGCTCGCCCGCGCGGATGCGCTCTGCCGTTTCCTCAGGCATGCCAACATACGGCTGTTCGATACCGTTGATCTTGCGCGGGAAGATGCCGCCTACGGCGAAATTGAGGATCAGGAATTTGGGATTATCGAACGCCCATTCGCCGAAGAATTCGACATTGGTCTTGGGAATGCGCATCGTCATCACGTCGTCGACATAGAAGCGGATGACATCGGCTTCCCATTCGACGGCATAGACGTGCCAGTCGGTCACATCGGTGCCTTCGGGGAAGTAGTAGCGATCATCGATGCCTGCATCGCCCGAATAGCCGGGGCCGTGCGCGGCGGTGCCGGTCCAGTCGGCCTCGCCGATATATTCCATGATGTCGATCTCGCCGGTCGCGGGCCATTCTTCATTGCCCAGCAGCCAGAAGGCGGGCCACACGCCGGTGGCATCGGGCATGCGGATGCGCGCTTCTGCGCGGCCATAGGTGAAATCGAAATTGCCCCGCGTGTTCACCCGGCCCGAGATGAAGTCGGCATTGCGGTCCTCGCGCGTATCCTCGCCGGGCCGGTAGACGGGGCGCAGCACCAGCAAGCCGCCATCGGCGCCTTCCACACCATCGGCAAACTGGATGGTGTCCGGGGAATCGACGTAGGCCTGCTCCTCGTCATTCACCCAGAAATCCATGCCGACCACGTTCCACTTGGTGCGGTCGAGGCTGCCGGAATTGAATTCGTCCGAGAATATGAGCTGGCGCGCATTGCCTTCAGCCTGCGCTGCATCGACCTCGGCCTCGGTCGGCGCAGGATTGCGCGGCTCAGCCGCGCAAGCTGCCAGCGCAAGAATGGGCAGGAAGAGGGCGAGTGATTGTGCGAGGCGGGTCATTCCGCCAGCTTTAGTCTAGCCGGTCACCGGAGTCACATCAGGGCGCTGTTCGTTCTCGCGCATCATCAGCGTGCCGAGGTCGCGAAGCGCCTGGCTGGATGGGCGGTTGGGCAGGCCGCGATACATGCTGCGGAGATAGGCGCGATCCCACATTGTCATTTCGTCGGCGGAATACTCATCCGTAAAATAGGCCAGCACCGTGCTGAAAGCCGTTTCGTTTTCCGGCACACGCGCGCGCCCCAGCAATCGCATGGTTGCAAAGTCGGCCACGCCAAACAGGTTGCGATCGGCCAGGGCGGAGCGCTCGACCAGCAGGATCGCGAAGTCGATATCCTGCCTGATCGCCGTCCGAGTGCGCGACATGCGGTCAGTTTGCGAAGGAATTGGGGCTCCGGTACCACTGATCGCTGCCATATTGGCAGTGACAGCCTCGAAACCGGTCACGAGGGGAGCCCCTTCGAGCGTCCGCATACTGGTACGGTGCCAGGCCACAGTCGATCCGTGCTCTTCGGCGATTTCGCGCCTCACCCTAGGGTGGAGCCCACGGACCAAGAAACTGCGCTCTTCGCGCAGGCTGTTATAGGTTTCCTGCGGATCGTCGACTACGATGATCCAGACATTCGCGCGGCAATTTTCCGTGGCATTTACCGGGATACCGGCACGCTCAGCATTGGAATAGATACGATCAATCATCGGTTGGGCAAATTCCGGCGACAGGCCCCATACGCCCGGACAGACGTCTGCCTGAAAACGGGGCAATGGCTCGGAAGTGCTATACGC
This sequence is a window from Aurantiacibacter gangjinensis. Protein-coding genes within it:
- a CDS encoding DUF4062 domain-containing protein: MSYSIRHSVFVSSTFTDLVEERSEVIQALWEMDCIPTGMEAFVASNQSQWEVIQRVIDECDYYVLIIGGRYGSVTEEGISYTEKEYRYASELGVPVLAFVHSNPEAIPVGKSEKDREGRDRLEAFRKAIMDQYPVRAWSTAQELGALVSRSLIREIRINPRPGWLRNDGSSPIALLERIKDLTEENEVLRNANVETDFTFDETLEQGSDEIELSGGRTVRHDGTFDRQNENWNAMVSWDQVFKDMGPSMINEATENELKSILARFTGWDEPRARWSILSAEVSPEAWNEVLVQLRALGLIEQGEKKRGVNDKNRYWKLTRKGDRYLLTLLARRRSGLSTTVQQVDSSDKLPIGDCTD
- a CDS encoding glycoside hydrolase family 16 protein, giving the protein MTRLAQSLALFLPILALAACAAEPRNPAPTEAEVDAAQAEGNARQLIFSDEFNSGSLDRTKWNVVGMDFWVNDEEQAYVDSPDTIQFADGVEGADGGLLVLRPVYRPGEDTREDRNADFISGRVNTRGNFDFTYGRAEARIRMPDATGVWPAFWLLGNEEWPATGEIDIMEYIGEADWTGTAAHGPGYSGDAGIDDRYYFPEGTDVTDWHVYAVEWEADVIRFYVDDVMTMRIPKTNVEFFGEWAFDNPKFLILNFAVGGIFPRKINGIEQPYVGMPEETAERIRAGELAMEVDWVRVYGVDPR